The genomic interval ACATGGAGACCCATGGTGGGCAAGAAGAGTTTTTGTGTAAGCTTCCCACCATATAACTTTCATATATGTCACCCACATTAGTGTtaaataaatttactttttacAGATAACCATGTAATTATTAGTATGAAAAATATGTGGTTTGTCTGCTCCTCATTGAAGGAAGAATGAAGGAGACAAAATGTTAAAGATAGCAGTAATGCAGTGTTATGATTGCTCACATCgaatgaaggaaaatattgcAGAAGCTCCTGGAACCATTGAGGAAATTATGTAAATAGAACTGCAACAGAAAATACCCTAAAAATTTAGCCAGTCCAGCCCTCAGCTCTGACAGAGGATCGGTTTGCCTAGGTCATCCCTGGAAGCAGTGCAACCTGTTCTTTGATTTAACTTTTAGTCAAAGATAGATCACAATACCCTGAGGTaaccttttctgattttgtatACTTAGCGgttagaaatgtttttccacCAGCCTTAGATAACTGGTGGAAATAATTGCTCatatttctggaaagaaagcCTTATCCTGTCCCCTTTTCTCTCCATGAGCAGTCTTCTGTATGAACTGACATTTCTTCACTCTTTCtctaatgtttaaaaaatgtgagCAGTAATTCTTAATCTCTTCTGAACTTCCTTCAACTTCTCTACATCTTTTTATGAATTTAGcccaaaatggaaaacagaatctAGCTGAGACCTCAACAGTGCTGAGCAGAATGTATCACCAGTGAAATCCATATgaataaataaagcataaaaattcACAGTTTTGAATATGATGTTGACTCATATTTATTGTAACTCAACAGCTTTTAATGttagtataatttttaattCCAGTTCTGTTCCCATTGTGCTTTTGAATTTCAAACTTTTAATATATCCAGCCTCCTTTCTTCAGTGAGTCCCTTCCCTATGATTCCCCTTGGTTTCTCTAACCTGTATTTTTCTTGCCCGTAgagtctttctttttaaagagtgaTTTAAAAAGagtgatttctttttatatccAGTCTGCTGATAGTTACATAAATTCGACATTCTAAATCTAATAGTTTGCCTACCCCTTCTTATGTAAATGTTATGTCTTAGTCTTTCATGTAAtagataaaactgaaataattaggATTTTTCCACGCTATAACTTAGGCAGTGAgtaaaaaatttaagaaatttaTGAGCAGACCAACAATACAGAAGCTAGCAGtggagagagaaattaaaaatatttctgtatggTGAATATAAAAGCTTTCAAACAACTTGATTTTTTGGAGATTAatggcttaattttgtttcagatgaAAATCTAGTTTTAACATGATTTAATAATCGATTATGGAGTCTCTCTGAAAAATCTTGCTGCTATACAACTTTAAATGTCCAGAGTAACTTTAGGATCTAGAATGAATGTCCTGTTTCCTTAATTATTTGTGTACTTCCTTTAAAATCCTTTATAGcaggaaagaattattttttcacccTTCGttcaagtttcattttttttttcaatcagttatttttcagtgttgggTCACAGTGTTCAGTTTTTCTTATTGCTTATATTTCCTTTTACAGAAATGAACATCAGAACATACACCCAGAAAATCAAGAGCTAGTGCGAGCTCTTCGTCAGCAGCTTCAAACTGAGCAGGTGCTGTGCTAAGTGTGGGCATCATTCAACTATCTGGTTTGGGGTAGTGTAGGCTTCTCTGAGGTTCTGTAAGAAGCTGGTCTTGAAAGTTATGGAAGCTTACTTACTGTACAGAGGCATCCTTGAAATTTATCAAGTAATGAGATAatataggctttttttttatggacaagtaattaaaattaattatttggcTGGttcttttttcaaacaaatttttGCCACAAGGTGGAGTATGTTAGATTATGTTGTGTGCTTCCTGCAATGTTCCTGGGAACTTAGTGgtaaaggaaaggaaatctgGAGTACAGCTTGCTGCCAGAGGACAGGGGTTAGATGTTCAGACTGATAAACTGTGTGTAACAGAACAATGGCACAGCAATAAGAGCCAGGCAACAAAGACTGACAGAGAGAAACTTTTTACCAAAGTCTTCCATGAcaagacaaggggcaatggttttaaactgaaagagattAGGTGTAGATGggacatgaggaagaaatttttttacaatgaggttGGTGAGACACTAGGCCAGGTTGCTGTCACAAATGAGTGGCATTGCTATAAACTTccattaaaatcacttttgccaatacccttgacggtgattctttaagcagcctaaaccactcattcgtgACAGTTGCCcaaagaagttgtggatgcctcgtccctggaagtgttcaaggtcaggttggacatGGCTTTGAACAACCTAATCTAGTGACAGatgtccctgcctatggcaggggagttggactagatgatctttaaatgtctttccaacccaaaccattctatggttctgTGATTGCATCCAGTTCTGACATGTAGAGGAGGGAATGGGAGAGTCTAGGCCAGATTACTGGAAATTGCTGAGTCCCAGCCCTAGAGTGAAAAGCTGTACTTTGTATGTATTGAGGAGAGAGTATTGAGGAGAGTCTTTCATCATAATACTTCATGAAATAATGACAGATTTTTAACTACAGTGCATATTTATGTGGAAGACAAATATGgcaaaacagggagaaaaactaTTTCATGGCAGTGACAAACACAAGCTGATGTCTATGCTTGGGACTGGAAACACTAAATACTGCAGCTGGTAAGCAAAGCAGTTCAGTTACCTGGCTTGGACAGAATTACTTAGGATAATAAAGTAACAGTCTAGATCTGAGTTGTTATTCATGCTTCAGCATGTCTAACCTAACTTAATGTGAAGGACCAAGGAGGTTCTTTCTTTGTGGTCTTTAAATGGATCGAAACACACACTTATGTAACAGATGAAGGGAAATAATGGGCTTGTCAGAAGAACAACTTGTATAGTGAATCAGTTTTTGCATTTAAGTaagtttgatttttatatttcaatatatttctctttcatttcacaTAGTTTTGCATTTGACTGACTTCTAGTAAACGAacactggatttatttttttaaactcaataGACCTATATAAAAATAGTGTCTCTAACACTTcacatttctcttctgttccaGCAGGATGCTTCTGCTGGTGATAGACATCGCTTCTATACAGATATGTCCTGTCCAGTCTGTTTGCAACAGGCTACATTTCCTATAGAAACAAACTGTGGACATCTCTTCTGTGGTAAGCAAGAAAAACACCAAGCCGCAAAGataaaaccagaacagaaatacaaactttTGGCACAAGTACAGGCACCCTAATGCAGAGCTTTGTTTGATTTTAACAGCTTATCTTCTAGTCTGCGTTAgtaataatatttatataaattgttgtgaaaatacatttgtcAATAAAGAGTTGCTTTGAGGgtgtgctgcatttttttctatggTATCAGGATTGAAACTGTGGACAGAGCGTATAATTTGTTTCCAGTTAGTAAAAAACTGAAGACGCTGAAAAACACTTAGAAAAACTGGTTTAGAAAATGTAACAAATTCTGCTTGGTATTATCTTTATCtcaaagtgggtttttttattttcttggaagTCCCGAAGAATTAAGATGAAGTTCACAATGCTTAaagtgtttgcctttttttttgagGCCCAACTATTcaaatttttatataaatgccCTATGTagcatttctcttcctctctttcaggTTCCCAGTAGGATTCTTCCACTGCATTCATCTAGTATCATTGAGTATATAGTGCATACCATGCCTAgtcatttaaacaaaaaaatttacaaatttgGAAAACAGTTAAAGTACTCAGATTTTTATGTATTCCTTCATCTGTTAAAACTCTGATAATAAAGCCAGGCTTTTAGGATAAATTTTACATCTCTTGACATTTTTGTGTCTTCTAAATTTTAAACTGGTAACATTTCTAATTATTTGCTTCTTCAATTAATGATTAAgaagttttctgtcttttcagaaaataataccTTAAAATTAATGATGCCATTGAATCTATTCAGGATTTTTCTCATTAACAGCATTGAATTTGAACACATTGGTTCTTGGTATCTTCAGTGAATGCTGTTTACAAAATTACACCAGAAAATATAGATTTAACCTAACTGCTTATACACTTCCGTTGTTTTCCTTGGTGTGTAACATGTTATTTCATGCAATGGGTGTTTCAGCTCAGAAGTTTAAATGTCTGTAACTTACCTTCATCAGGTTCCTGCATTATTGCCTACTGGAGGTATGGCTCATGGCTTGGTGCCATCCGTTGTCCTATCTGCAGACAAACGGTAATATTTTAAGTAATCATGGAGCTGATAGTTTGGCTAGTTTAGCTTACCAAAAAAGCATTTACATGTGAACTGCAGTAGTGAGACTGACAGAAGTAGTCTGAGAAACTGAAGGAGTATGCATATGTGAGACTTAGATGGTGGGCCTGAAGGTGTTTTTGAACTTTTTCCTTTGCCAGACAGCTCAAAAAATACAGATTGTTCCTGCAACTCAAATTTAAGTTTGATTTAAACATTGATAACTCAGCCATTTTTCTGTGAAGGAGtgcatgaaaacagaaaatcgTTAAGATCTTAACTATGATTCTTCCATGCTTTCTATTCGGGATGTTACATAACTTCTTTACCAGAACTTGCATATGAAAGACCTGGCTGTTGTGGAAGACTGCCAGTAGCAGTATACTGTTGGTTTCTGAGGAGTACCCTCTCCCTGCCAAAAAATGCTACCCATGtcaatttcttattttgtcCCTATTTTTAGTTTGTAGGTATTATTAATTTGAGCTTTGTATAGCAAGCATTAACGTACTTCCTACGCAAATTACATTGTCAGTTTGAAATATGTCCCTGCAACTCATGAACACTTAGGATCTCTGAGTCTTATCGTGTATGTTTCAGCATCTTTATTTTAACAGTGCACAAACGACAGAGCTAGTAGCTTCTGATGAATTACATAACATGCTTTACGGCCTTGCCCATACATTATATCCTGCTTTGGTTGTGTGTATCAGCAGGACAAATGACTGTAAGaacacagaggaaggaaagagaagtagGTATGACTAGAGGAAGAATGGGTAGGTTTAGAGTGTAGCCAGTGAGGAGacacaaaaaataaaggtgAGAAAGgtagaaaagaggaaaataagtgatttttataacttttttagTACCTCTCCTTACATAGATAATTCTTCTACCTTCCTCTGAGTAACAGGTAAATTGGGTGGTACTGCTTGCATGGTTATGCATTCATTCTCACCCTGTGAAGTAAGAAGAGTGAGGTCTGATTTATAAATGGGAGATGGAAGTTTGTATACATTAACAACGTGACTCATACAGAAGGTTTGTGGCAGGGCTAAGAGTTGAATGTAGATCTGCTCGTGCTGTTGTTTGCCAAATGTGACTGCTGCACAGATAcaagataaatattttgtgtCCATGTACAGAGGTAGCTTTTGAAGAttgtaataatttaaaatgctatgcattttctgtttcctatgATAATCTGCATTTTATACCTGAACATCGCTTGCAAATACAAGTCTTAAGTTTTCAGAAACCCCTATACAGAAAGATAGCATAAGATATATGTGAATATGACCTTACATATTTTTCTATGTCTGCATGAAAGTTAACCCAAGAACATGGCAGAATTCTCTGTGCTTACAAAAGAGATGAAGGTTAATATCTTTTTCTGTTAACTTACTATTCTGTATTATTCTCCTTGGTGTTGGTATGAACATCCATATGGAAAAGTATgagttttgctgcttgtttgCTGAAATGCAAGGCCATTCTAAAGATGGAAGAAGAATGGCCTCATTGGTTGCTTTATTTGATTTTcagtttaagaaacaaaactagATTTGGTAAATTAACTTTATTCTCCAAATCATCTGCCCCACTTCTGAAACATAAACCATTTAGGTGTTCAGAAAAATTTCCTGTAAGCCTCTCTTAGAAGGAGGGTTCTTACACTtgtttttaacaatattttaagaaattaatattctgTAAAGGGTTATAAGCAATGAATTTCTTAAAACTTAGCAGTCGTATCCATGTTagtagttttcattttattttgctactaAATATTCAACTAAAACAAAGTTTGTTCTACGTAGTTAACTGAGTTAACCGTTTTCATTTATAGTTCACAATGCCTGCATTTAAAAGACAGTTGCACAAGTAACAATCTCCTTACTGTGCCTAGGTAACATTGTTTTTACCACTCTTTGGTGAAGATCAACAGGATGCAACCCAAGTATTTCAAGATGTTAATGATTACAATCGGAGATTCTCGGGACAGCCCAGATCTGTAAGTTTTGGGTACATTTGGGTGGAAGGCAGGGATTTTAGGGGAGGCTTAACAgcattttttgtaatttttggggttttcctcttttttttttttttttgccctggGATATGAATGTTCTCTTGGTGATGCTTAGGGACTATGCAAGTTTTCCTTAggaaattaatgtttaaatagTGAGGGCAAACCCATgaccttgaaaatatttatttgtaatttgTGGAAATGTATGgaaacttgcatttttattgtgAGTGAGAACTGCTAATAAGTGTGGAGTTCCCTATTCATGTGTTAAgctcttttttaattatgacTCGTTCATTTGAAAGGATTATTAATTAGTCAGTAAAAATACGTAATGCATGACCTGCAAGGAAGAATATTCATTTGATTGATCTCTTTACATTGATTAGAAGAATCAGAAGTTCTACTCCGTGCCTTTCTTCCTCAGATTTCAAGCTATCtgctgtcttgattttttttattttcctcctagATTATATTACAGTCTTTATTCTGCTATCTGagtgaagaaaacagcatttttttgaTAAATAGCTAAGAGAGATGATTGAAGTTCTACAGACTTTAGAAAGTCAGCCTTGTGAGCCTGTCTTCTATGTGCATGTTCTGATTTGCAAGGTGAAATGCACGCACGCGCATACTAGTAACTTCCCTGCTTGTCTTCATCTGTTCATTGGATTTGGATATAGTAACAAAGCATTACCAAGAAGAATTTACAGTCCAAAGAGACAAAAGAGGTGTgagacaggattttttttttcatgttctaaACCACAAACCAGTTATGCTTTTGGTCCAGAATAGATTGAAACTACTTTTCAGGCTCCATTAGACTTCTCTGTGGGCTCTGTGTCTAGTCCCCAGTAACCTGTCTGAGGTCATGCCAGGAGTCTGCATTAAAGCCCTGATCAGACTAGATAAATTGTCGTTGAGTTATACACAGTGTATTGCCTTAATGACATACAAAATTCCTTTCTAGAGAACTTACTCAGCCTTGACAATAACTCATTTTAATCTCATGGCTCTATGTAGAAACTGTGTACAGTAGAAAAGGAACCAGAAtcaaaaaaatttcaaaggtCACCCCTCCCTATGCCTCACAACAAAAACCTGAATATTTTCTACTAAGCAGTCCTGACTAAGATGACAGAATCATAgtagaaaaatggaaaggagcCAGGGATGGATTCATTTAAATGTACTTCAGTTTACTCTGAAGCTTGATCTATCCTTTGGAAACTTACGTGAATCACTGGTTATATGCCAGGGGAGGGGGTGTTGTATTTCAGAAGAACTGCAACCTATTCTActttacctattttttttttcctgcaatcCCTAGTTGTCTTCCATTCTGATCAGTATTTCACTTCAGTTAACCTGTTTGGTGTTTCTCACTTTCTCAGTCATTTGTTTTACTCTAGTAGtcactgcttttccttcttaatAGATCCCAGTGTATTTTGTAGTGAGTTAAACGTATGTTTTATGGCATAGAATAACAGTTTGACTGTTTCATGAAAACATATATTCTCAATCTGGCTTTTTACCCAGCAAAACTAAATCCAGGAAGGTCTTGTCttactgtttttttgttttaattcttatAAACTAACAGATTCCAAAGCTGTAATGTAGTAATAGaaacttcagactgaaaaaagaCCCATTTAGCATGGGTCTGTTGCTAAAGCAAAATACTaacttttggtttctttcttcataGATTATGGAAAGAATTATGGATCTGCCCACTTTATTGCGGCATGCTTTCAGGGAGATGTTTTCTGTTGGGGGCCTCTTCTGGATGTTTCGCATCAGAATATTCCTCTGCTTGCTTGGAGCCTTGCTCTACCTGGCTTCACCTCTGGATTTTCTTCCTGAAGCCCTCTTTGGAATTCTGGGGTTCTTGGATgatttctttgtcatttttcttctactgaTATATATCTCTATCATGTATCGAGAAGTGGTAACACAGCGGCTGAATAGATGAAATGGATGAAAATGACCCAAATGCAGAGGCAGTTGtggaatgttttaaaaagagaactATGACATAAGTATGATATGGCAAGGTGCCTGTGTACAGTTTCAGTAGTTACAATTTCATAGCTGGTCATCTTATACAACTATGAAGGGTTAGTATGTGGTGACGCTTAACTGGAATCTTTAACTTGTGTATTACATACACTTCATAGGGATGAGGTTAGTTTTATAATGTAATAAACTACCTTCATCTACTTCCACCTGATGAACAACTGTATGTaatcaaagcagaaaacaccTTTTTTGGTGTGTGGTTTGTGAAAAAGGAATTCTAGTAGAAGACTAGAAGACTTCTAACAAAAAATCTGTTTGGGTAATCTAGACATGTGtaaggaaattcagaaattcTTCAAGTACAGTTAGCATGGCTAAATTGTTTATTGTGTCCCTGATGTGGGCtagagttttttaaaataaaagtagctTTGTGTGTCTCTGTGGAAGAAGAAACCCCAGAACCACATTACAATTATCACCCTGCAGTTTGCTGTTGTCCACATGCTTCACAAAAACAAGGAGAACACCTCAGTGTTGCTTGAACTGCAGTATGTGCGGTTGCATGCAATTtgtacaattttatttttatatttgggAATATACACACAGTACCTGATCTAGATAGAGAAACCAATATTTTACACACCAGACTGTTTAGTgctctatttttaaatggaagcatgttttttctctcaAGACTTGTTTATTTGGTAGGTATGTATCTTGGAAGCAGGAGTTTTATGCTGCTTTGGGTCAATGCAATGTATCTGAAGTGAGAGTTTGCATTCCTTTAGTTGCATTGAAGCATTTAGCCAATAGAGAGAACCCTCAAATTTTAGATAGTTGTTGAAGAAAGAAGTCAGAACTGGATGTTTACACTGTAGAACTTTACCTGAATGTCCATTCTGCAATACAAGTATTAAACAACTTAGATATTGGGGTGTTTGATTTTCAgttggggttttcttgtttgtttcattGGTTGGTTTGGATGTAGGTAGAGGGGGTTCTGAATTACCTTGAAAAAGATCTGTGATAAGGGACCACAAAAAGCcctggaaatgttttcaaaaataccAGGGTATTAATTATCcttaaagttgattttttttttttcatgttgaatTTGAATATAGACTATCATAGCTACAGAagtaatttgaaattattttaattttaagagatTAATGTCACTAGAAAGGTCAAGGATATTATAGATCTGAGTACTTTTTAGCTACAGGAGAGATAattgccattttattttaacGTCCTGAGTACTTGAAAGACAGTGATTAGACAGATGATTCTTTGTGTGTTTACATGTATGGGATGAGACTTAAACTGAAAGGGACCTTTTCACAACTTCTGTGTTTTGCCCATGCAGGTGTCTTTCCACAGCTTCTAGCACCTAGGCATGTGCAGGAAGATGATAGAGCTGGCACTTCACATGTCAGTGGTTGGGGTTGGAGATTGTCCTTCAGTGTCAGTGTTTTAAATGACattcatttaaaagtaaattcaCTGATTCTTCATttgaaaatttgcttttgaaaatccaaagACATTTTACAAATGAACTGGAAAGCTAAATTTTTCCGTGTTGCTGTTTGTTAGAGATGGGCAAGAGGAGAAACAGGAAGTAAAACaagggtgggaggaggagagcaagacagaaaatgacatttttggaAGCAAATGCTATTAGTTTTGGCAAACTAACTGTTCTTGAGCATCTTAGTTGAGTTTTTCCCTTTGTCTTGGCATCGCTAATCTATGGTGATGGTTTAGTGGCTACCTCAGTTGAAAGTTATTAAGGTGTTACTGAGTAAGCGTGGGATATTCATAAACTATTAGGTACATTTACAAAGCAAGATAGTAGTTTAGGATGTTAGGTAAGACAGGATTTTGCAGTTATGCTGTAAGCattgttgtggttttggtttttttccccaagagatCTGGCTGAGAGCAAACtccaaaaaagcatttttaattgaGTAAATTTAACACCCCCTTTTCTCCTCGAGTTTAACTCGTGGGTCTGCTTAGAGAAGAGTGTGAACTGCTGTTGTATAACAACTGGAGTCTGTTCGTAGAATCTGTTGATCTAGTACCTCCTCCATATGTTTATCCTGTGATTGTGTTTATACTCTCTAAATCCAGAGTGAATGTAAATGTACATGAAGCTGCTTACTGATTTGTTTTCATTGAGCTTCCAATTCCACATGCTACTGTGAAGTTCATAAAGAAATATCCATCTAAGGGGTCCACTCCTAAAGATCAGACCTTCTTGCATACCTGAAATCATGTACAAGCCACATCTGAGTAGCTATATAAAGTTTACCCgtgttctctttcttcctttattaCATTTCTGCTAGCCAGAAAAGTTTCACTCGGAGGCTTCTGCTTACTTTTGAATATTGAGTAACATTGTAAGCTCAACTTTAATGCATTAAATGCCTGATAGAATTAGGACCATCCTTCCTTTTCACCAATATGCGTGCTTGCTTatggagacttttttttggtCGCGCAAGCCACTGATGAACAGTATTATGACTTGCTCGGGCCTTTTTGTGAACAGCTGTAATGTGAAGATGCATCTGTCCTGCAGCATCTGGCTGCTGCTCCTTTATGCAAATCTGAACTAGCTGTAAGTTAGCTATCTTGGGTAATTAGCTTGAGCCTAATTTACACTCCAGAGCTCCcaagaagctggagaagaaTAGATGACAATGTAGTATTGCTAAACTGTGTGCTGCCAAGTTGTTCTGGCAACAATGTTAAAGGTAAGTGCTAGAGCTGAGCACTGGCTTCAGAGTGTGAAGGAAATACGGGATGCAGTGTGGAGGGTGACAACAAATGTCACTGCAGTTTTGCCTCCTGGAATGGGGCAGCCATGTCACtaagggggggaaagaaaaaaaggaaaactttagCAAAGAAGagataggggaaaaaatacagttcttaaAAGATTCTTACGGCTTCACCAAAAACTCTGTGAAGTATTTGATTGTTCCAGCAATATTAACAAAGGGGAAAACTGAAGTTATACTTAATAAGTTTTACAGAATAACATGTAGCATCTTGAGGCCTAATGATCATTCTTATGACAAGTGCCGTATAGAGCGAtctgtttctgtgttgtttGTGTCCCATGCCGTTCATGTCTGTGTGGATGAGGCAGAACGATGTGATTTGGGGATACAGTTTTGCCATAGGTTGCATAGAACTGTAGCAGTGACCTGTGTGTTACACTACGTTtttaagacaaaattatttaaacctACTTGTTGTTACTTTTAATGATAATAAATTGCTATTAAAGTAAGAGATTCTCTTGATTTATTTTACTGACTTTCTGGATGGGAAATTGTTTTATTCCCCCTTTGCTGGGCTGGGTCGTAGCTCATCTGCGGTCTTGATCAATTCTTATCTTGGTGTCTGTGGACAGGATGTTCAGAGATAACTCAGTGGTTTTCATCCTTATTATTGGCATTATAAGGATTACAGAATTTCTAAGATCTTAGTCCCAAAAGTGTATTATATGTTAGATGACTTTTCCCTGAGCAGTCCGACCAGTACATTCAGATCCATGGGCACTAAGCTTTCAGGATGATAAACCAGTCCAGGTGATTAAGTAGCACCTTCACATATCAATCCtctaagcaaacaaaagcataGAGGAGGTGGATGAGGATCCAGTTAGTGAAGTAAATTGAAGGAAACGGCAAATAGTCTCTGTCGGTTTACAGGAAGGATGAAGGTTGGGGTGGGGCAGGGAAGAACTGGATGTGACTGGCCTGTGCTGCAATCCTGTACTTTTCCTGATTCATGCCATGAAAGGCACTTGGGCATCAGGAAGACACGGTTCATTCTGCTAAGAAATGTCCGACAAGTCTTAGCTGGGAAGTCCAGGGCCAAGTTGGGCCAAGTCTTCTGGACTCAGAGGTGAACTTTGTAGCCTTGCTTTGGTACACGGTTCCAGTATTTATGGAAAAACATGTAATTACGTATTTGGCAAGAAGCTTTTCAATCAGGTTGGAAGTTTCATGGGTACACACTTGTCCTTCAACCTGATACCTCTGTGCTTGCTGTGGGAAGCTCAGCTAAACACTTGAGTGTCCCTCAGCCAAGGCCGCCAGAGTAGATGGCTGTTTTAGAAGGTCTGTTGTACAGTTGCAGTTGTAGGTAGGTTTTCTGCTTCCAACTGCCAACCAAACAGGCAACTGCCTGTTAGTCACCAATACCAGAAACCATGTGGGCATTTGTTCCACGCAGACAGAGCAGTAAGTCTCATGATTCCTGTTTCTTTGAGATGCAGCATCCTTGTGGGTTGACTTCTTCCTTGTTGTGGGCACTGGGGTTTTGACCTGGGGAAGAAGGTCCTAAATTTCATTACATCTATGATTCCCTCAGCTCAGGGACTTGCAGGTGTTTAGGGCAGGGATAGGGATGCAGGTGTTGTTCCCATGTGGACAGTATATCATTAGATGCTGTGGTAAGTAGAGGTGCCTTCTGTAAACTGGGGATTTTGTTCATTCAGGGAGTGAAAAGTCAATccaagtaataaaataaataattaataccGCAGAATGAGGCAAGCAGAAGGTTAGAGTTTCCTGTG from Gavia stellata isolate bGavSte3 chromosome Z, bGavSte3.hap2, whole genome shotgun sequence carries:
- the RNF170 gene encoding E3 ubiquitin-protein ligase RNF170 isoform X1 is translated as MASHQAEVQSLKLDNDSVIEGISDQVLVAVVLSFTFIAALVYTLLRNEHQNIHPENQELVRALRQQLQTEQDASAGDRHRFYTDMSCPVCLQQATFPIETNCGHLFCGSCIIAYWRYGSWLGAIRCPICRQTVTLFLPLFGEDQQDATQVFQDVNDYNRRFSGQPRSIMERIMDLPTLLRHAFREMFSVGGLFWMFRIRIFLCLLGALLYLASPLDFLPEALFGILGFLDDFFVIFLLLIYISIMYREVVTQRLNR
- the RNF170 gene encoding E3 ubiquitin-protein ligase RNF170 isoform X2; translation: MASHQAEVQSLKLDNDSVIEGISDQVLVAVVLSFTFIAALVYTLLRNEHQNIHPENQELVRALRQQLQTEQQDASAGDRHRFYTDMSCPVCLQQATFPIETNCGHLFCGSCIIAYWRYGSWLGAIRCPICRQTVTLFLPLFGEDQQDATQVFQDVNDYNRRFSGQPRSIMERIMDLPTLLRHAFREMFSVGGLFWMFRIRIFLCLLGALLYLASPLDFLPEALFGILGFLDDFFVIFLLLIYISIMYREVVTQRLNR